One genomic window of Pempheris klunzingeri isolate RE-2024b chromosome 12, fPemKlu1.hap1, whole genome shotgun sequence includes the following:
- the kcnh1a gene encoding potassium voltage-gated channel subfamily H member 1a, producing the protein MAGGRRGLVAPQNTFLENIVRRSNVWTLSHRQTDTNFVLGNAQIVDWPIVYSNDGFCKLSGYHRAEVMQKSSTCSFMYGELTDKDTTEKVRLTFENYEMNSFEILMYKKNRTPVWFFVKIAPIRNEQEKVVLFLCTFSDITAFKQPIEDDSSKGWGKFARLTRALTSSRGVLQQLQPTVHKGENVHKHSRLAEVLQLGSDILPQYKQETPKTPPHIILHYCLFKTTWDWVILILTFYTAIMVPYNVSFKTKQNNVTWLVVDSIVDVIFLVDIVLNFHTTFVGPAGEVISDPKLIRMNYLKTWFVIDLLSCLPYDVINAFENVDEGISSLFSSLKVVRLLRLGRVARKLDHYIEYGAAVLVLLVCVFGLAAHWLACIWYSIGDYEVIDEETNIVRMDSWLYILAETVGTPYRFNASGSGKWEGGPNKHSVYITSLYFTMTSLTSIGFGNIAPTTDGEKIFAVAMMMIGSLLYATIFGNVTTIFQQMYANTNRYHEMLNSVRDFLKLYQVPKGLSERVMDYIASTWSMSRGIDTEKVLQICPKDMRADICVHLNRKVFKEHPAFRLASDGCLRALAMEFQTIHCAPGDLIYHAGESVDSLCFVVSGSLEVIQDDEVVAILGKGDVFGDVFWKEVTLAQACANVRALTYCDLHVIKRDALQKVLEFYTAFSNHFSRNLLLTYNLRKRIVFRKISDVKREEEERQRRKNEAPLNLPPDHPVRKLFQRFRQQKEARLVPDKPDLNERDIEKGPVYVDVPLANTAITTTSIVTVTESPATPSSSTPSSSTPTNCTPSDKLKLQVPSSISLVGGRPAEPLKVKGWGRFKESMAKADNWNKVSKAESMETLPERTKVHESQMSLKKTDSCDSGITKSDLRLDKVGDFRTTPQDRSPVQPPDSRHVFYPIPEQTLQASLQELKLELKDDLKNLNVRISGLEAQLIEALQLLKARNSSTGSPQPLFDISRPASPEVDKEDIFS; encoded by the exons CTTCATGTACGGGGAGCTCACGGACAAGGACACGACGGAAAAAGTGCGACTAACGTTCGAGAACTATGAGATGAACTCGTTTGAAATACTGATGTACAAGAAGAACA GGACGCCAGTGTGGTTTTTTGTGAAGATTGCTCCCATTCGAAACGAACAAGAGAAAGTGGTCCTGTTCCTCTGCACATTCAGTGACATCACGGCCTTTAAACAGCCCATTGAAGACGATTCTTCAAAAG GCTGGGGAAAGTTTGCCCGACTGACTCGAGCTCTaacaagcagcagaggagtCTTACAACAGCTGCAGCCTACAGTTCACAAAGGAGAGAATGTCCACAAGCACTCCCGCTTGGCTGAG GTTCTGCAGCTGGGCTCAGACATTCTCCCCCAGTACAAGCAGGAGACCCCCAAAACCCCTCCTCACATCATCCTGCACTACTGCCTCTTCAAGACCACGTGGGACTGggtcatcctcatcctcaccttctACACGGCCATCATGGTGCCCTACAACGTCTCCTTCAAGACGAAGCAGAACAACGTGACGTGGCTGGTGGTGGACAGCATCGTGGACGTCATCTTCTTGGTGGACATCGTGCTAAACTTCCACACCACGTTCGTTGGGCCCGCCGGCGAGGTCATCTCAGACCCCAAGCTGATTCGAATGAACTACCTGAAGACCTGGTTTGTTATCGACCTGCTGTCCTGCCTGCCGTACGACGTCATCAACGCCTTCGAGAACGTCGATGAG GGGATCAGCAGTCTGTTCAGCTCACTGAAGGTGGTCCGGCTTCTCCGTTTGGGTCGGGTTGCCCGCAAACTGGATCACTACATCGAGTACGGGGCGGCTGTACTGGTCCTGCTGGTGTGCGTTTTTGGACTGGCTGCACACTGGCTGGCCTGCATTTG GTACAGCATCGGTGACTACGAGGTCATCGATGAAGAAACCAACATCGTGCGCATGGACAGCTGGCTCTACATCCTTGCTGAGACGGTTGGCACACCATACCGCTTCAATGCCAGCGGCTCAGGGAAGTGGGAAGGTGGGCCGAACAAGCACTCTGTCTACATTACCTCGCTGTACTTCACCATGACGAGCCTGACGAGCATTGGCTTCGGTAACATCGCCCCAAcgacagacggagagaaaatCTTTGCCGTGGCCATGATGATGATTGGAT CCCTTCTGTACGCCACCATCTTTGGTAACGTGACAACCATCTTCCAGCAGATGTACGCCAACACCAATCGTTACCATGAGATGCTTAACAGCGTCCGGGACTTCCTGAAGCTCTACCAGGTGCCCAAGGGTTTGAGCGAAAGAGTTATGGACTACATTGCCTCCACCTGGTCCATGTCACGGGGTATAGACACTGAAAAG GTGTTGCAGATTTGTCCAAAGGACATGAGAGCAGATATTTGCGTTCATCTCAACCGGAAGGTTTTTAAAGAGCACCCGGCTTTCCGGCTGGCCAGCGATGGGTGTCTCAGGGCGCTGGCCATGGAGTTTCAGACCATCCACTGCGCCCCGGGCGACCTGATCTACCACGCTGGCGAAAGTGTGGACAGCCTCTGTTTCGTGGTGTCGGGATCGCTGGAGGTCATCCAGGATGACGAGGTGGTGGCCATTTTAG gtaaGGGAGATGTGTTTGGGGACGTTTTCTGGAAAGAGGTGACTCTCGCTCAAGCCTGTGCCAACGTCCGAGCTCTGACCTACTGTGACCTCCACGTCATTAAACGCGACGCTCTGCAGAAGGTGCTGGAGTTCTACACGGCGTTTTCCAACCACTTCTCAAGAAATCTGCTGCTCACTTACAATCTGCGAAAGAGG ATCGTCTTTCGAAAGATCAGCGATGTCAAACGAGAGGAAGAAGAGCGCCAGAGACGCAAAAATGAGGCCCCTCTGAACTTGCCGCCGGATCACCCGGTACGAAAACTCTTCCAGCGCTTTCGACAGCAGAAGGAAGCCCGCTTGGTGCCCGACAAACCAGACCTAAATGAGCGTGATATTGAGAAAGGCCCAGTGTACGTGGACGTCCCGTTAGCTAATACAGCCATTACAACTACCAGCATCGTCACCGTAACAGAAAGCCCAGCAACACCGTCATCTTCCACGCCTTCATCTTCAACACCCACCAATTGTACTCCTTCAGACAAGTTGAAGCTGCAGGTGCCATCTTCCATTTCTTTGGTGGGAGGCCGGCCTGCTGAGCCGCTCAAAGTCAAAGGCTGGGGTCGCTTCAAGGAGTCCATGGCCAAAGCCGACAACTGGAACAAAGTGTCTAAAGCTGAATCCATGGAGACTCTACCTGAACGGACCAAGGTGCACGAATCACAGATGTCTCTAAAGAAGACAGACTCATGCGACAGCGGTATCACCAAAAGTGACCTGCGGCTGGACAAAGTGGGTGACTTCCGCACGACGCCCCAGGACCGAAGTCCTGTCCAGCCACCGGACAGCCGGCACGTCTTCTACCCCATCCCAGAGCAAACGCTTCAGGCCTCACTGCAGGAGCTCAAACTGGAGCTGAAGGACGACCTCAAGAACCTGAATGTTCGAATTTCCGGCCTCGAGGCGCAACTCATAGAAGCACTTCAGCTCCTCAAAGCAAGGAATTCGAGTACTGGCTCTCCGCAGCCTCTTTTTGACATTTCTAGACCTGCTTCACCAGAAGTGGACAAAGAGGACATCTTCTCATGA